One window of the Natronomonas marina genome contains the following:
- a CDS encoding DUF7282 domain-containing protein has translation MTDDNDNTLRAVFFAALMVLWVFAGTVAFAGSAAAVSDGDLDNTQVALDSDAAGATTGYTITTSFDNTSDTTSDNPSGVAAVEVDLSDASQFGGNTDNFTGASDVTVTIDDPNAGDYGENQNREVQLQDTTTDGDSIALDFQEKENVSDDATLTVDFDDVITNPSVDDTYELEFLSYTDEGPSNTFESATVEYQIEGDAGAGDDDRNTDEKFAGGSTRWKGQVLDFQATPGACNIDEDTYQLRYYTPGDENGDQAYGTLIREISLNDTDGAQIPTDNVADNEQVVITAEDPNTNQQEIIDVGPEAGAPAGQQTADCFSSDGDDTTVGEDDYVEIVPQTLDTEFEEDSVRVGENATLEVDSNRNGYDLYVASDDFSQSELAAIVNDSSTANINEDRAPSDDSIRVNNINSSAEIDFDFAGEDTGNYSFEFTPTDTTPMDNASIEVQEELEGNAEFDSDSGAFTVKRGDIQSPQGDSDSTISVDTQGIDFVVVVIGDEERNNYEVAVTAEPDADGNVDIRMNTFIAGRLNESNESRAYEAENGTIVDVDRRSDDPITGVLDEGQYDLVAQDTDGNEYDAGVVNVEPSSYNNLTQMRHPDATLGSLDEKTDLVNNSDLSETDLVTLADRDRSEQRDVLVHKVDISGIYGALDAIAENDLDNANGNQVLADAQSEEGLGFADEPVLDVELNQTNFRQNREPKRAQYQNPNDDDQFRFVIDEDNETLYIVTDVRELELTRATGDDTEDAMVDPGDDFEFEFETGPGFENAYEGGIDTYVPEGETDVQLDTEDRELEFDEQGADQVRVNNAANQTISGETNVAPGTEITIAVDSTSRTRRANDTQTGDLAPVFQRGSATVGENGTFADDSFDFSDNEVGREFVVTAPNVGVEDAAEKPGIVVQGTPASVTLSDITVGPDQDELSTITVDTAYLPQGGFVTIHDGTLQDGAVLDSVRGTSAYLEADTNLTDVEVPLDDPYTEDGTAIAMPHQDTDNDEEYDFVTSEGQEDAPYTAGDENNIVTASASVTFEDPTPTPTDEPDPTATPTDEPETATPTDTSEDQPGFGAALALIALLGAALLAARRNDF, from the coding sequence ATGACAGACGACAACGACAATACGCTGCGCGCGGTGTTCTTTGCAGCGCTTATGGTCCTGTGGGTCTTCGCAGGCACCGTAGCGTTCGCAGGGAGCGCTGCCGCAGTTTCCGACGGCGATCTGGACAACACCCAGGTTGCCCTCGACAGCGATGCGGCAGGAGCAACGACCGGCTATACCATCACGACTAGTTTCGATAACACCAGCGACACGACGAGCGACAACCCCTCCGGGGTTGCCGCCGTCGAGGTCGACCTCTCCGATGCCAGCCAGTTCGGTGGCAACACGGACAACTTCACTGGCGCCAGTGACGTTACCGTGACCATCGACGACCCGAACGCTGGCGACTACGGTGAAAACCAGAACCGTGAGGTCCAGCTGCAGGACACGACCACCGACGGAGACAGCATCGCGCTGGACTTCCAGGAGAAGGAGAACGTCAGCGACGACGCGACGCTGACGGTCGACTTCGACGATGTCATCACGAACCCGAGCGTCGACGACACCTACGAACTGGAGTTCCTCTCGTACACCGACGAAGGTCCGAGTAACACCTTCGAGTCGGCTACGGTGGAGTACCAGATCGAGGGTGACGCCGGCGCGGGCGACGACGACCGCAACACCGACGAGAAGTTCGCCGGTGGGTCGACCCGCTGGAAGGGTCAGGTCCTCGACTTCCAGGCCACTCCGGGCGCCTGTAACATCGACGAGGACACCTACCAGCTCCGCTACTACACTCCCGGTGACGAGAACGGCGACCAGGCTTACGGGACGCTCATCCGCGAGATCTCGCTGAACGACACCGACGGTGCGCAGATCCCGACGGACAACGTCGCCGACAACGAGCAGGTCGTCATCACGGCGGAGGATCCGAACACCAACCAGCAGGAGATCATCGACGTCGGCCCCGAGGCCGGCGCGCCCGCTGGCCAGCAGACGGCCGACTGTTTCAGCAGCGACGGTGACGACACCACGGTCGGCGAGGACGACTACGTCGAGATCGTGCCGCAGACCCTCGACACCGAGTTCGAGGAGGACTCCGTCCGCGTGGGCGAGAACGCGACCCTCGAGGTCGACTCCAACCGTAACGGCTACGACCTCTACGTCGCCTCCGACGACTTCAGCCAGAGCGAACTGGCTGCCATCGTCAACGACTCCTCGACCGCGAACATCAACGAGGACCGCGCACCGAGCGACGACTCGATCCGCGTGAACAACATCAACAGCAGCGCCGAGATCGACTTCGACTTCGCCGGCGAGGACACGGGTAACTACTCGTTCGAGTTCACGCCGACGGACACCACCCCGATGGACAACGCGTCCATCGAGGTCCAGGAGGAGCTCGAAGGTAACGCGGAGTTCGACTCCGACTCCGGCGCCTTCACCGTCAAGCGCGGCGACATCCAGAGCCCGCAGGGTGACTCCGACTCGACCATCTCGGTCGACACCCAGGGTATCGACTTCGTCGTCGTCGTCATCGGTGACGAAGAGCGGAACAACTACGAGGTCGCCGTCACGGCCGAACCGGACGCCGACGGTAACGTCGACATCCGGATGAACACGTTCATCGCCGGCCGGCTCAACGAGTCCAACGAGAGCCGCGCCTACGAGGCGGAGAACGGTACCATCGTCGACGTCGACCGCCGCTCCGACGACCCGATCACCGGCGTCCTCGACGAGGGGCAGTACGACCTCGTCGCCCAGGACACCGACGGTAACGAGTACGACGCCGGCGTCGTCAACGTCGAGCCGTCGAGCTACAACAACCTGACCCAGATGCGTCATCCCGACGCGACGCTGGGCAGCCTCGACGAGAAGACGGATCTCGTCAACAACTCCGACCTCTCGGAGACGGACCTCGTCACGCTCGCGGACCGCGACCGGTCCGAGCAGCGTGACGTCCTCGTCCACAAGGTCGACATCAGCGGTATCTACGGTGCGCTCGACGCCATCGCCGAGAACGACCTCGACAACGCCAACGGCAACCAGGTCCTCGCGGACGCCCAGTCCGAGGAGGGTCTCGGCTTCGCCGACGAGCCCGTTCTCGACGTCGAGCTGAACCAGACGAACTTCCGGCAGAACCGCGAGCCGAAGCGCGCACAGTACCAGAACCCGAACGATGACGACCAGTTCCGGTTCGTCATCGACGAGGACAACGAGACGCTGTACATCGTCACCGACGTGCGCGAACTCGAGCTGACCCGGGCGACCGGCGACGACACCGAGGACGCCATGGTCGACCCCGGTGACGACTTCGAGTTCGAGTTCGAGACCGGCCCCGGCTTCGAGAACGCCTACGAGGGCGGTATCGACACGTACGTCCCCGAAGGTGAGACGGACGTCCAGCTCGACACCGAGGACCGCGAACTCGAGTTCGACGAGCAGGGCGCCGACCAGGTCCGCGTGAACAACGCGGCCAACCAGACCATCTCCGGTGAGACGAACGTCGCACCCGGTACGGAGATCACCATCGCGGTGGACTCCACCAGCCGGACCCGCCGCGCCAACGACACCCAGACGGGCGACCTCGCCCCGGTGTTCCAGCGTGGCTCCGCGACGGTCGGCGAGAACGGCACCTTCGCCGACGATAGCTTCGACTTCTCCGACAACGAGGTCGGACGCGAGTTCGTCGTCACGGCCCCGAACGTCGGAGTCGAGGACGCCGCCGAGAAGCCCGGCATCGTCGTGCAGGGTACGCCCGCAAGCGTCACCCTCTCCGACATCACGGTCGGGCCCGACCAGGACGAGCTGTCGACCATCACCGTCGACACCGCGTACCTGCCGCAGGGTGGCTTCGTGACGATCCACGACGGCACGCTGCAGGACGGCGCTGTCCTCGACAGCGTCCGCGGCACCTCCGCCTACCTCGAGGCGGACACCAACCTGACGGACGTCGAGGTCCCCCTCGACGACCCGTACACTGAGGACGGCACGGCCATCGCCATGCCGCACCAGGACACTGACAACGACGAGGAGTACGACTTCGTGACCAGCGAAGGTCAGGAAGACGCTCCGTACACCGCCGGTGACGAGAACAACATCGTCACCGCCTCTGCCTCGGTGACCTTCGAGGATCCGACGCCGACGCCGACGGACGAGCCGGACCCGACGGCAACGCCGACGGACGAGCCGGAGACGGCGACGCCGACGGACACGAGTGAGGACCAGCCCGGCTTCGGTGCCGCGCTCGCCCTCATCGCGCTCCTCGGTGCTGCGCTGCTGGCAGCCCGTCGGAACGACTTCTAA